The Desulfobaculum bizertense DSM 18034 genomic interval CTTTTTGTTCAACTATGGAATCTTCTACGTTTATGCCCACGGTTCAACTCCTGAATCTGTTGCAGGGCAACGCGTCTTTGCAGCTCTCATTCAGGGAAATGATGCCATTGAACTGCACGTAACACGCTGGAAAAACGCCGCAGGTCCTCTCCAGAAAGGATTCGGCCAAGGACTTTGGTGGAACAAAACACTTCTTGGCACAGCCATGACCGACCTCGACCTCGACCAGTCTTTTCAATTGTGGATCATGGACAGAGAAACGGGCAAGGCCACGAAATACCTTTATGAAGCAAGCGGTCCCACACTCGAACCCCAAAGAACAGGCCGCTTTGAAGCGCTGTATCAACTTGCTTTTAAACTCCGCCACAAATTTCGCGTAGGCTTTATGCACCTTAGCGGTCATCTTGACGAAAGGCTTCGAAAAGACCTGCAAAACCACTTGGGCAAAGGTGAAGCACATTTCACTATCTAAGCCCAAAAGAGAGACTCCATGCGAAAATTCCCCATCATTTTCATGGCCTCGTTATTCTTGCTCTCCAGCTCAGCCGCTACCCTCAGGGCTAATGAAATCGCACCATTCGAAAACGAGATCACAAACCCCATTACGATTGCAGGACATACCTTTGTTCCTCATGTGCTCCAGCGTGGGCCTTTGACTCAAGTTATCTACAGTCCCTATACAGATCTCGTTTATACCCTCGCCAACGATTCTTACGAGCACCACTGGTCTGACGAAAAACTCAGGCGCAAACTCTGCAATCTCAATTTTCAATTCAGCTATGGACAGTTCTATGTCTATACTTTCGGCAAGACCCCTGAGTCTTTCACCAAGAATCGTTTCTACACAACCCTCATCCAAAATCAGAATACCCTCGAAAAAAGAGGCGCATATCGAAAGCCTAGCAAGCCATCCGGGGGTGGAGTATGGCAAGGCCTCTGGTGGAATGCTGCTATCCTTGGCGGATATCTGACCGATCTTGATCTGAATCGTTCCTTTGAAATATGGGTTGTCGACAACTCCACACACAAAACGACAAAATACCTTTACGAAGCCGTCGCTCAGAAACCTACCCCTGACGACGATTCAGGTCTTGAAGAAGATCTGTACCAGCTTGCCTTCTATCTCCGGCAAAAATTCCGCACGGGCTTTATCCGCTTTATGGACTTCTGGAAAGAACTGAATGGCGAAGCTCGAGATCCAAGCGACTACTTAGGATTTGAGTCTCTTTAGGCGGTAAGCCTACTCCAGCGACACCACGTTATTCAAAAGATCAATGGCTTCCTTTTTGGCCTTGGGCATCAACTTTGCGTAGCGCTCTGTCATCTTGATCGTTGAGTGTCCGAGCAGCTTGGAGATCGTATACAGCGGGACGCCTTCCGATGCGAGCCACGCCGCGAAGGTATGCCGCAGCGAATGAAAGACAATCCGATCCCGCGCGTCCTTCACTCCCCGGTTCAGCCCAAGGTGCTCAACGGCCCTGTCGAAGGTTGCAGGAACCCAGACCCGTTTTCCGCCACCACGGGCCGGAAACACATAGCGTCCTCTGCGCAGTTCCAGCTTTTCAAGCATCGTCTTCACCGCATCCGACATATACGCAATCCGAGACTTCCGGTTCTTGGGGTCCCGGATGCGAATCGTCCCGTCCTCAAGGTCGACATCCTCGCCCTTCAGCTTAAATATTTCCCCTGCACGCATTCCAGTATTCAGCGAGAGCAGCGCGACGCGGTACGTGTCTTCACTCCGACTCCGCAGCTCATCCAAAAGGACCTTTGCCTCTTCCCGTGAGAGGAACCTGTCGCGTTCATTATCTATATAAGGAACGACAACGCCATAGGTTGGGACCTTGCCCGCATACAGCCCCCAGACGATCATTTTGTTATAGACGCTTCGGATAATGCTTAAATAATGGCGAATAGTCGCCGGGGCACGCTTGCCCGTGAGCGAGGTAGCAAAACGCTGGAGATCAAAGGTTGTGATCTGGTGAAGCTTGCGCCCCCCAAAGGTCTTTTGAACGCTCGCTTTGTACATGCTCACAATCCGGGCTTCACTTTTCGTCGTAACAAGATGATTTGCCCGATAGGTCTCGAATGCGTCATCCAGCGTCAGACTTCTTAATGAGGCAATGGAGCCTTTCTGTCGGATCTCCAGCACCCGCTCGGAACGAAGCTTTGAAGCATACTGTGCATTCACACCTTCGCTCTTCCAGCCGACCATTTCCCACTTCTTGGAGCGGCCAAGGGAGTACACAATATCAAATGCGACATCTGGTCGGCCTGCGTATCGGCGTTTCGTGGACATACGGGAATACACCCCCGGAAAACGCGTTTTCACCCTACCTTTTTGGATCTCTGTCTCTTTTTC includes:
- a CDS encoding tyrosine-type recombinase/integrase, whose protein sequence is MSTKRRYAGRPDVAFDIVYSLGRSKKWEMVGWKSEGVNAQYASKLRSERVLEIRQKGSIASLRSLTLDDAFETYRANHLVTTKSEARIVSMYKASVQKTFGGRKLHQITTFDLQRFATSLTGKRAPATIRHYLSIIRSVYNKMIVWGLYAGKVPTYGVVVPYIDNERDRFLSREEAKVLLDELRSRSEDTYRVALLSLNTGMRAGEIFKLKGEDVDLEDGTIRIRDPKNRKSRIAYMSDAVKTMLEKLELRRGRYVFPARGGGKRVWVPATFDRAVEHLGLNRGVKDARDRIVFHSLRHTFAAWLASEGVPLYTISKLLGHSTIKMTERYAKLMPKAKKEAIDLLNNVVSLE